Below is a window of Mucilaginibacter sp. PAMC 26640 DNA.
GCCCGGTCACCCTTAAAACGGATACCCTGGCACTAGGTGCAAGGGTGATCACTGCAAAAGTTTACCAGGCGGGCAAAAGTCAGGATGTCAGCACCAATATCGTTTTGCTTGCTGCTAAGGCACCCGAAGAATTAACTTTTAAGGTGGAGAAAGTATTCCCGCATGATACCACATCTTACACCGAAGGGCTGCTTTACCAGGATGGTGTTTTTTACGAGAGCGATGGCGGCCGGGTGGCTGAAGGTAACGGGCAATCAAGCATCCGTAAGGTTAACCCGCTAACGGGAAAGCCTATTATTAAAAAAGATATCGACCCAAAAATCTTTGCCGAAGGTATTTCGGTAGTAGGCGATAAGCTGGTGCAATTGACCTACACCGAAAAGATCGGCTACGTGTATGATAAAAAAACGCTGAATCTGTTGAGCACTTTCAATAACAACGTGGGTATAGAAGGCTGGGGGATGACCTTTGATGGCAAAAAGCTTTATATGGATGATAAAACCAACCGCATTTTCTTTTTAGATAAGGATAACTACCGGCAAATTGGCTTCATTGATGTTTATGATGATAAAGGGCCTATAAACGAAGTGAACGAACTGGAAATGATCGATGGCAAGCTCTACGCTAACGTATACACCAAAGATGATATATTGGTTATTGATCCTAAAACCGGTGCTGTTTTGCAAAAGATAGATATGGCATCGTTATACCCGGTATCGCAAAGAAATAAAAATGCCGATGTACTCAACGGCATAGCCTACGACAAAGCCACCAACCGCATATTTGTTACCGGCAAAAAATGGGATAAGTTATTCCAGGTAAAATTTGTGAAGAAATAGATTAGCCAGAAATGGCCCAGGTAAATGGAATTTAACGCTGAACCAGGTCATCCGGCCCGGCAAGTAAACGTTCATCACCGGGGGCTATAATAATATTCCAGCGCTTACGATTTAAAATAAATACGCCTACAGCAATTGCTAAGTAAATGATGCTCAACATTGCCCAGGACTGTTCTACCGCCATGGTATCCTCAGTGCCAACCCGCGCTTCAAAAAAAGCCTGCGGAAAATCTACGCAAGCATGCGCTATTGCTAATACAAAAACGTTGCCTCCAACGCGATCCCAAAGCCAGGTGAATATTACCGATAGCGCCAAAACGGCAATTAGAAACGGTATTAAGACCCGGTAGCCGCTAAAAAATAAAGGCACGTGCCAAAGAGCCCAAACAAAAAAAGTCAGCAGGGTTGCCTTGAGGATGGATCTTCCCTGTGCAAGTCTTGGCAGCAGAAATCCGCGCCAGCCCAGTTCCTCGCCAATGCCTATAACTATTAACGCTGCCACAAAATGCATTACCAACAAAAGAGGGCTGGCCGCTGTTACGAAGGCAACTAATTCTTGTATCTTAAATCCCCCTGCCACGAATGCGATAGCCGTAACAACTACCCCCGTTACGGGTAATGCTATCCACCATATGATGTGAATGGTGTACGGTTTTAGTTTAGCTAATAGCGTATCCACACCTGTTTTTCCAGTTGTGATATAGGTAATAATGATAGCAGATATTGCAGGGCCGTATACAACTAAAATTTTGGAATAGTAACCCAAACCCAACTCCGAATCTTTAAAAAGTTCATTCAGGACAAAAAGCTTTAACGGAAATCCTATCAACAAAGAAATGACAAACGTTAAACCGATAAAACAGGAAATAGGGCGTTTTAGGATTAGGGATCTCAAACCGTACCGTAGTTTAAATTAGAAGACTAATTACGGGATTTATCACTGTATTTAGCAACATTGTTATTCACAAATCTAAAGTGCGCAGGTAATAGCCGGGCAAAGCCCTTGGCGGACGAGGATCTCTTTACAAATTAGATAATGGCGTTTAAGCTTTACTATACTCGGAAAAAGCTGATTTCATGCAGCAAGGTATAGAGTTCGCGGCTTGTTCGGGCTTGTTCGGGCATGTTCGGGCTGCTCGCGTCAGGCAATAGCCGCGAACACAAACAACTTAGGCCACGTTATTATACTTATTCCGGTACGCCATTGGCGATACCCCCGTTATTTTTTTAAACACCGTACGGAACGCTTTGGTGTCGGTGTATCCAACCTCGTACATTACTTCATTAACATTTTTACGGCTGCTCTCCAGGTGCTTTTTAGCGGCCTCTATCTTAACCCGCTGAATGTATTCTACAGGGGTATTATTTGTTGCTTTTTTAAACCTGCGCTCAAAATGGCGTTTACCAATGGCATACTTATCGGCCAGTAATTTTATAGAAATGCGCCCGGCAATATTGGCTTCTATAAATTCCTGGGCTTTTTTAATCGGCTCATCTTCGTGGGTTTTTTGTCCGTTGAACATAATAAAAGGCGACTGGCTTTTCCGGTCAATGTCCAAAGCGAACATTTTGGCTGCCAGGATGCTCATATCGCGCCCGGCATGTTTTTCTACCAGGTATAAAAGCAAATTCCAGTAGGAGGTTGCTCCTCCGCTGCTGTAAAGGCCCTGCTGTTCGGTAACAATACGGTCGTCCACTAACGTAACCCCGGGAAACATAGCACGAAACTGCTCTGCAAAACGCCAATGGGTACTGCACTCCTTACCGTTGAGCAGGCCGGTAGCGGCCAGCAGGAATGCGCCTACGCATAGGCTGGCAACTTCCGCGCCCCGGCCGTACTGTTGTATGATCCAGGGAATAAACTCCCGGTTCTTTTTGATAGATGCGGCCATATCGCCACCCATCGCCGGTATAATGATCAGGTCTGTTTTTGCCACGTCGTTTATCAGCCTATCGGTGTGCACAGAAAATAACCCGTTGTGTAGTTTTACGTCACCGTTAAGGCCGATGAGTTGCACCGTAAATATTGGAGGTTTGCCCGCGGCTGCCAAAAAATCATTAACACCGGTAAACATGATGCGGGGATCGGCTATACTTGCCAAAACGGCTTCGTTAGTAATTAATATGGATACATGTTTCATTATCAGGCTTATTATTGGTTAACAGGATAAAGATACGATGCGGTAAATTACAAAATAAACGCAAAAAAATACAGGTCGCGACGGGCCTGTTAAAAGTCTTTTTTGCACGCCGGCGCAAACGCTTACCTTGGCCTATCTTTGATGGTAATAAAGCTACAGAAATGAGGAAGATAAAATTGCAAATGCAAGTAAGCCTGGATGGATACGTTGCCGGCCCCAATGGTGAGATGGATTGGATGACCTGGGATTGGGACGAAGAACTTGTAAAGTATGTGGGCAGCATTACCGAGACTGTAGACTTAATCATACTTGGCCGGGTACTGGCTGAGGGATTTATACCCGTTTGGCAGGAGCGCATCGATGCCGGCGACACCGAGCCTTTTTCGCAGCAGATGGTTAGTATACCCAAAGTAGTTTTCAGTAAAACACTAACGCATAACCTGTGGGCCAATACTACACTGGCAACGGGAGATATTATTGAAGAGATTACTCAATTAAAAAACCTGCCGGGTGGCGATATGATGGTTTATGGTGGTGCAGGTTTGGCTTCGGCTATGATCAAAAACAAACTGATAGATGAGTATTATATTTTTGTGAACCCGGTGGTAATAGGAAAAGGAATGACCATTTATAATGATCTGAAAGAAAAGCTGAGCCTGGAACTAATCGCCGCCAGATCCTTCTCTTGCGGAATCAATGTACTGGCTTACCGCCCGGCTAAATAATGACAGCAGTTGTTTAAGATTACAGTATGCACAGATGTGACCCTGAACGTGTAGTAGCTCTCCCTATGGGCGAGACCGGCGGGTATTAAGTTTGCCGCCGCCGTGGTACTATTGAATTAAAGACGGCTTGCGGTTGTAGCCAAAAGTTTGTACGTTTATAAGGTAAACCTAACTCTTCCTCATGTTTATCAATCCATTCGTATTTTACGGCCGCATCAGGCGCAAGGAATACGCCCTTAGTCTATTAATTTTTGGCATTTTATTGCTGATAACTGGCGTGCAGGGCGGGGACGACAGGCATAGCTTTTACTACATCCTTTTTTTGCCTATATTTTGGTTCCGTTTTGCACAAGGGGCCAAACGTTGCCATGATCTGGGGAGTAGCGGCTGGTGGCAGTTGATCCCTTTTTATAATATTTGGCTAATATTTGCAGACGGTGAAACTGGCAGGAACCAATACGGGGACAATCCTAAAGACGATCAATATCCCAACTATCCCGAAAATTTCCAGAAAAATCAAATAGATCCGGATAAAATAAATACCCCGCCTGCCCAGAAATAGCTTTGTGTACTATACCTGTTTCGTTTAAATTTTCACGTTAATTGTTTGATTGATATTGCAATAGATAACTGCAGTTAGTAATTTAGGTGCACCTTTGTCTGAACAATTATGTTTAAGTCTCCATTTTCATTTGCCGGCCGTATCAGGCGAACGGAGTATGTTTTAAGTGCCTTGGGTTATCCGCTAATTTATTACTTTGTTTGGGGGATGGATGAGGGGCGCGGGGGCGATCTTCTTGCGCTAATACTCGTTATACCAATCTTATGGTTTGCGTTAGCGCAAGGTGCCAGGCGCTGCCACGATATTGGCAAAAGCGGCTGGTTGCAGATGATCCCGTTTTACCTATTTTGGCTGCTGCTTAAAAGCGGCTATCCTGGCCCTAACAACTTTGGAGACGACCCTAAGGAAATGCCTTTTGTTAACAACGAGGATAATTTTGATTTTCGCAACCCCACTGGCAGCGGGCTGTAAATAGCGATGGGCGATTCGCAATGCAAATCGCCCACCGTTAATATATTAGTTGATCAAATTATCTCCAGGCTTTGTACTGATTTATCAGGCCATTGGTAGATGAGTCATGTGATGTAACTTCTTTATCATCCTTCAGTTCGGGTAAAATTTTACCGGCAAGCTGTTTGCCTAATTCTACTCCCCATTGGTCAAAACTGTAAATGTTCCATATAATACCCTGTGTGAAGATTTTATGCTCGTACATGGCGATAAGCGAACCCAGCGAGCGCGGCGTGATCTTTTTAAGCAAGATAGAGTTTGTAGGTCGGTTGCCTTCAAATACCTTAAAGGGTGCTATGTTGGTGATCTCTTCTTCAGATTTACCGGCCTTTTGTAGCTCCTCAATTACCACCTCCTCGGTTTTGCCATTCATTAGAGCTTCGGTTTGAGCGAAGAAGTTCGACAGCAGCATCGGGTGATGTTCGCCCAGTGGATTATGTGATTGTGCCGGGGCAATAAAATCACATGGGATCAGTTTGGTTCCCTGGTGAATCAGCTGGTAAAAAGCATGCTGACCGTTGGTACCCGGCTCACCCCAGATGATAGGGCCCGTTGAGTAATCTACATGCTTGCCGTTACGGTCCACATGTTTGCCGTTGCTTTCCATATCTCCCTGCTGGAAATAAGCAGCAAAACGGTGCATGTATTGATCATAAGGCAAAATAGCCTGTGTTTCAGATTCGAAGAAGTTATTGTACCAAATTCCCACCAGTGCCAGTATGGCTGGAATATTTTCTTCCAGTTCCGCTGATTTGAAGTGGTTATCCATAGCGTGAGCGCCTTCCAGCAACTCTACAAAGTTATCAAACCCAATGCTCAGGGAGATAGAGAGGCCGATAGCGCTCCATAAAGAGTAGCGGCCACCAACCCAATCCCAAAACTCAAACATGTTTTTGGTATCGATGCCAAATTTTTCAACGCCTTCACTGTTGGTAGATAAGGCAGCAAAATGTTTGGCCACATCTTCATCCTTGGCGCCACTTTTAATAAACCAATCGCGGGCGCTATGGGCATTACCCATCGTTTCCTGTGTGGTAAATGTTTTGGATGCAATCAGGAACAACGTAGTTTCCGGATCAACCACTTTTAAGGTTTCTACGATATGAGTAGCATCCACATTGGATACAAAGTGCAGGTTAAGGTGGTTTTTATAGGCCTTCAAAGCCTCCGTAACCATTACCGGGCCAAGATCCGATCCGCCGATTCCGATGTTTACTACATCAGTGATAGGTTTACCGGTGTAGCCGGTCCAGCTGCCACTAATAATGGCTTCGCTGAAATCCTTCATATGATCCAATACGCGGTTAACATCCGGCATCACATCTTTGCCATCTACCAAAATTGGGGTATTGCTGCGGTTACGCAGGGCGATGTGCAAAACTGGGCGGCCTTCGGTAACGTTGATGATCTCACCAGAAAACATGGCTTTAATAGCATCTGCGATACCGCATTCGCGTGCCAGCTGAATCAAGAGCGCAAGCGTTTCCTCGTCTATCCGGTTTTTAGAATAATCAACCAGTATATCCTCAAACTGCAGAGAGAATTTCTCAAACCGGTTGCTATCGGTATCAAAAAGATCCGTCAGATTTTTAGATACAATGTCGATGTAATGGTCGGCTAGATATTTGTATGACTGGGTGGAAGTAAAATCAATTTTGGGTAGCATAGTGGTGTTTTTTTTGGTAAAAGTAGCAAGTTAATTAAGCCGCTATAAATTAAAATGAAATTATGACTTAAAGGTTTTATTTAGTGTGTTTTAAACAGCATGATTTCCCAGGCGAATATTAGCGTGCTTAGTGTTTAATCTACACATTTGCGATTGCCATATTTGCAATATATTTTACAAATGGCTTACAAATTCAAAATCACTATTTATTATATTTGTTGAGGTGGTAAATAAATAGGTTGTTTGCTATCAAATTATTAATCTACTTTAAACACTGGTTTTATGTTCGAAAAACTTTTTTTGCTCGTAAAAAATAACGCTCAGGAAGCCGTTATCAACAACCCTTCAATAGCTGTAAATTATCAGGAAGCGGTAATGAATGATGCTTCGAGTTCGATTATTGAAGTATTAAAAGGACAGATGGAAACAGGTAAATTTAAAGAGTTGGTAAAATATTTTCAGTTTGCCGGAATTTATAACAACCCGCTCATAGCTGCTGCGGTTAAAAAGTTTGCCGTTAAACTGGAGAACTATTATGGAATGGATTCTGCAATTGCTTTGAAAACCTCAAACCAACTGATTCCGCCGGTGATGCAGGAAATGATTAAACAATCAAAAAATGAGCCTACAAAAGAGTTTGCTTTAGATAAACTGCTATCCAAACTAAGTGGCAACATGGCTAACATGACGCTGCTGCTTACCCAAATTAAAGTAGCTTAAACAGATTTTAGCAGTTTAAAAGGATATAAGAGTTGGAAAGTTGAAAAGATCTTTTCAACTTTTTTGTTTTAAGTTAAAGCCTGATCAGCATTCCAACCTTGCTGCCATCAAAGGTAACCGGGTTGCGCTCCAGGAAATTTCTCAATTTGCTGCCATTGCTATGATGCGTTCCATACATAGTGGCGTCAAACAAAAGCAGGAAGGCGCCCTGTAAAATAACAGCCTTGCCGTAGCCTTTTAATTTATCGTTAGTATGCGTATCTCCCCGGTGATTTAAATAGATGCCGGTGCCGATATAGGCCACATCCAGCCCGGCATTGATCAGGAAAATCTTCTGAATTTTTTTTTGCTCTTTAAGCGTTTCTCCTGCTGTGTAATTTTTATCCTTTCCATTTTGCGCTCCGGTATAGCCTAAAACAGCTGCCCCAATGTTGGCAATTCCCCAAAAAGTGTTCATTTGATAAAAGTATTTAGTTTGACCACTACTGCTTGCCCAGCCAATGCCCCCGGCTACCGTGTTGGCAATACCCCAACTGCCTAAAACCTTCATACCGGTTGTGGTGATGTGATAACGTTGCTGATTGTAGTACCGCAGGGAATCCTGTGCGGAGGCTTTGTAGGTTATGATCAGTAGCAAAGCAAGTAATAACTTTTTCATGGCAAGGAGTTGATAGGGTAATATACGGGATGTAACATCAACGGGTTGTTATTGTTATCAGGAAAATCAACCTAAATCCGGATTTAGGCCAAGCCACTGTAATGGGATTTAGGTGGTTCAACTGGGAGGGTTGGATTAAATGTAAAAGATGG
It encodes the following:
- a CDS encoding glutamine cyclotransferase, which translates into the protein MNKRLIYLAAAALLVIGYNGCKDNKTDTAADITMSPEAGTTYKAGESVSIKVNFPADAKTDSVVYMLDAAKITVAKDLSPVTLKTDTLALGARVITAKVYQAGKSQDVSTNIVLLAAKAPEELTFKVEKVFPHDTTSYTEGLLYQDGVFYESDGGRVAEGNGQSSIRKVNPLTGKPIIKKDIDPKIFAEGISVVGDKLVQLTYTEKIGYVYDKKTLNLLSTFNNNVGIEGWGMTFDGKKLYMDDKTNRIFFLDKDNYRQIGFIDVYDDKGPINEVNELEMIDGKLYANVYTKDDILVIDPKTGAVLQKIDMASLYPVSQRNKNADVLNGIAYDKATNRIFVTGKKWDKLFQVKFVKK
- a CDS encoding deaminase; translation: MRKIKLQMQVSLDGYVAGPNGEMDWMTWDWDEELVKYVGSITETVDLIILGRVLAEGFIPVWQERIDAGDTEPFSQQMVSIPKVVFSKTLTHNLWANTTLATGDIIEEITQLKNLPGGDMMVYGGAGLASAMIKNKLIDEYYIFVNPVVIGKGMTIYNDLKEKLSLELIAARSFSCGINVLAYRPAK
- a CDS encoding AraC family transcriptional regulator, which translates into the protein MKHVSILITNEAVLASIADPRIMFTGVNDFLAAAGKPPIFTVQLIGLNGDVKLHNGLFSVHTDRLINDVAKTDLIIIPAMGGDMAASIKKNREFIPWIIQQYGRGAEVASLCVGAFLLAATGLLNGKECSTHWRFAEQFRAMFPGVTLVDDRIVTEQQGLYSSGGATSYWNLLLYLVEKHAGRDMSILAAKMFALDIDRKSQSPFIMFNGQKTHEDEPIKKAQEFIEANIAGRISIKLLADKYAIGKRHFERRFKKATNNTPVEYIQRVKIEAAKKHLESSRKNVNEVMYEVGYTDTKAFRTVFKKITGVSPMAYRNKYNNVA
- the pgi gene encoding glucose-6-phosphate isomerase (functions in sugar metabolism in glycolysis and the Embden-Meyerhof pathways (EMP) and in gluconeogenesis; catalyzes reversible isomerization of glucose-6-phosphate to fructose-6-phosphate; member of PGI family) produces the protein MLPKIDFTSTQSYKYLADHYIDIVSKNLTDLFDTDSNRFEKFSLQFEDILVDYSKNRIDEETLALLIQLARECGIADAIKAMFSGEIINVTEGRPVLHIALRNRSNTPILVDGKDVMPDVNRVLDHMKDFSEAIISGSWTGYTGKPITDVVNIGIGGSDLGPVMVTEALKAYKNHLNLHFVSNVDATHIVETLKVVDPETTLFLIASKTFTTQETMGNAHSARDWFIKSGAKDEDVAKHFAALSTNSEGVEKFGIDTKNMFEFWDWVGGRYSLWSAIGLSISLSIGFDNFVELLEGAHAMDNHFKSAELEENIPAILALVGIWYNNFFESETQAILPYDQYMHRFAAYFQQGDMESNGKHVDRNGKHVDYSTGPIIWGEPGTNGQHAFYQLIHQGTKLIPCDFIAPAQSHNPLGEHHPMLLSNFFAQTEALMNGKTEEVVIEELQKAGKSEEEITNIAPFKVFEGNRPTNSILLKKITPRSLGSLIAMYEHKIFTQGIIWNIYSFDQWGVELGKQLAGKILPELKDDKEVTSHDSSTNGLINQYKAWR